The following is a genomic window from Prunus persica cultivar Lovell chromosome G7, Prunus_persica_NCBIv2, whole genome shotgun sequence.
CAAGCTCAGGTCGTTGCCTAAAGGCGTTTGTGTCTGTGTGGACGACGCTTGTGCCCATGTCTCTTGTAGACCCGTCGTTGATTTCATTGTGGAGGTTCTCTATGCTTCTGCAAGTTTTCAAATCTCTGAATTGGTCTCTCTTTATCAGGTAAAAACCCACTGCAGTATATGCTAATGTAGCAGTATTTGTTAGTTTATGTTGTCCAACAAATGCTTATAAGGTAAATTGCTATTAACCCATCATTAAAAGTTAATAAATTTGATTAATGGTTGAGATTTACAGTcgataaatttgaatttgattaatGGGGGAGATTCACAATCTTATTTTGTTGAACAGTTTGGCAAAGATTACTTTCAGTGTTtgtttatatatgtgtgtatgaaGATGGATGGATGTTTTAATTGTTGATTGTGAggtttctgaaattttgttaTTAGCTTGTtgtatattgattattaatttCCAGAGGCATCTGCTAGATATTCTTGAGAAAGTTTGCATAGATGACATACTGGTGGTTCTGTATGTTGCAAACATGTGCGGCAAAGCGTGTGAGAGATTGGTGGGGAGGTGTGTTGAGATAATAGTTAAGTCTGATGCTGATGTTGTAACTCTTGAGAAAGCCCTGCCCCAACACACCGTGAAGCTGATCACCGATTCGCGGTTGGCACTTGGCTTGGACAGGCCTCAATGCAACACCAGTGTTAGTCATTTTCCAGATAAACACACCAAGAGGATACACAGGGCTTTGGATTCGGATGATGTCGAATTGGTACGAATGCTGTTGAAAGAGGCGCATGCCAATCTTGATGATGCCTATGCCCTGCACTATGCTGTGGCATACTGTGATGCAAAGACCACGACAGAGTTGCTTGATCTTGGGCTTGCTGACGTTAATCACAGGAATCCGAGGGGGTATACTGTGCTGCATGTTGCAGCGATGAGGAAGGAGCCTAAGATCATTGTGTCCCTTCTCACAAAGGGTGCTCGCCCATCGGATCTTACGTTGGATGGGAGGAAAGCTGTTCAGATCACTAAGCGCCTCACAAGGGCTGCAGATTTTTTTAAGTCTAATGATGAGGGCAAGTCTTCTTCCAATGATCGCTTGTGCATAGAGATTTTGGAGCAAGCTGAAAGAAGGGATCCGTTGCTTGGAGAAGCTTCTCTTTCACTTGCTATGGCTGGCGATGATCTGCGAATGAAACTCTTGTACCTTGAGAATAGAGGTAATCTACCATTCATTTTTGCTGTACCGGTgcttcttcatcttgttgatcTTTCTGAGATAACCCTTTTGTTTGCTGTTTACTATTATCCAATTGATAACATGATGGGACAATATAAGTTTTACATGTTTTGTGTGAGTTGTGGCTTCTTATCAGTTCCTACTTAACCATTGTTGCAATCCCATCCATTTTCGTCTCAGTTAAAGTGACTGAAATACGACATTAACACGTAACAGAACAAATGTGCAGTATTGCATCATGTCatttatgggttttttttcctcctgGTTTTGTCTGACATAGTAGTTTATTGCCCTTTGTAGGATGCATCCATTGCCTATTATTAAACGAGCTTATGATTAAGTTATTGACTGATTATCTCTTGTCTCAGTTGGACTCGCAAAATATCTGTTCCCCATGGAAGCAAAGGTTGTAATGGATATTTCCCAAATTGATGGCGCTTCTGAGTTTCCAATAGGTGGCATCAGCTCCAAGGATCTGGCCAGTTCCCAGAGGACCACCGTGGACTTAAACGAGGCACCCTTCAAAATCAAGGAAGAGCACCTTCTCAGGCTACGAGCTCTATCTCGAACTGGTAATATTATATGCATTTCTCTTCATGAACAACCACATTCCATACATTAGCTTTGCTGTTTCAGCAATTGAAACATCTGATTGCTGTACCATTATGTTCTGTGGTTTATGTGAGCAGTGGAACTTGGGAAACGCTTCTTTCCTCGTTGCTCAGAAGTACTGAATAAAATAATGGATGGTGATGACATATCACAGCTTGCATACACCGGGGACGATTCTCCAGAGTTACGGCTCTTGAAGCGACGAAGGTACATGGAGCTCCAAGAAGTGCTAAGCAAGGCATTCAACGAGGACAAAGAGGAGTTTGATCGGTCTGCagtgtcttcttcttcttcctcaacgtCAATAGGAGTAGTGAGGTCTAATGGAATGCTCACCCTCAatcaataatataattttcatcATTCTGTTATGTTCATTCTCACCTTCTCTttcatcttttccctttttaaatcATAATTCTGTATTACATAGATTATAGGAAGTTCAGTCGAATTGCTTAGTCTCATAGCGATGATTTCATGCCTGTGTTCAGTCTACTGTGAATTTTCCTTCATGTTCTTGGTTAGTATTGGATGAACTTTGATGGAGGGATAGTTCTATTTGCACTCGATTGTCAATTCTGCACtggttatttatttcttgttttttaaaaaagttaaaagtttTATTCTCCGGCTGTGCGTTTAGCCATGTCCTGGCCAAGTAaatttaagaaacaaaaaaataataacaaaaaatgagTAGGTTACGATTTTTTGTCAATAAAGATTTTCGATGTGTAAAACAAACACACCTTTGCTTTGCTTGTAAGAGAAGACCTTCtatataattgatttttttatatattaaaaaaaacataaaaaccaaGTGGTGCTTAATCCAGATGTTTGATTACCATAAAAACCCAACTTAACTTAATTCCAAAAacattgattttgtatttgCTTTTTCAGACCACAAAGATTGCATCCAAAACCCAATTTAGCAACGTCTTAATCTTCCCCAAAAGACTCATCAACAATAAAATACAGCAGCATTATGTGTCATTCAAACACGTGGGAAGACTGAAAACACAAATGAGTTCGTTCGAATTTTCTAGTTAGGATCTATCTACATTCAGCTACACACATCTATTCtttaacaatttaaaattCGGGGTTAGGGTAGGGTGGGACCCATATATCATCAACTTTGTCAGGTACCAGGGAGGCACATGAGCTGAATGAACAGGATTGCTATACACTACCATAGCTGAGTTGTAACCAAACTCCAAACAGAAGACACCATGAATTGAAGCAAAACTGAAAGATGGGATTTTTAACATGCACTCTATTATACAGAGTTTATCTGCTAAACCAAGCTGTGCAGTATCAGTTCAGCAGCGGAGAGGGAGAGATATTTACAATTTAGGTATAAAAAGACAAGGGTTTAGGGAAGAAAGGTACACAGAAAGTTATATGGACAACTACACAAGATAGGCTAAGGAGTTCTTCATTCATCTGATGTTGCATCTTGATTCTCAGGTCTCTGCAACTGTACAAGCAACAACCCCAAGAACACATTATATTTCCCCATATTCACAACACAAACACAATTCTTCATATTTAAGAGAACATAAAACATACCTGTGAAATCAAGGCATGGCCCCAATTACCCCAGCTTGCTCCATCAGGCAGTGACTTACATAACCACTCCAATCATGTGGCTTGCCAATCAAATCCTCCAATTCTTGATAAAAATTAGAGTCATCGACTTCAAATTCATCTTCATCAAAGACTACATTTTCCACCTGGAAATTCTCTGACATGCCATGATAAGCAGTGGGCATGTCTTCCGTGCCGGTTCCGGCCATCACGTGGGGCTTAAGATCTTGAACTGCATTGCCTGATTTATCAATCATGGGAGCTGGCAATGGGGCTTCATTTTGTTTGGCAACCTTTGCCTCTGCCACTTGTTCAGCAAGCACAGACTGCATAGGTACCAGTTCTTCCTCAAGTTGGCTTCCACAATCCAAACTGAGGCTGGTATCAATCCAATCACGCAAGCTTTCAAGGACTTGGACTGAAGGCAATCTCCTTCTCTTGCGTAGATCACTCCCATCCAGCTCTCTCTTTATCACTCTCTTCTGCATTAGCTTTTGGACAATGGTGGGATTTGTGGCTGTTTTGGTGAGGAAAAAGAGCATCCTTTGGTTCTTACACTCCGAATTTCGAATTCGTTGTTCAACAGCAGTCAGTTGATGCTGTGAGTACTTTTGTTGTTGTCTGAGATTCATGatttccaatttcaaaaaGTCTTGGTCTTTCTTTAGACTTTCAATTTCGGCTTCTAACCCAGTTTTGGTTGAATCAACAGAGCCTACAGTTGGCTGCTTGTTATATCTGATTCTTCTCTTGATGTTCTTCAGCAAGTGCTTCTTCCCTCCCTGAAACCCTTCATTTGCAAACTCCCACCTGTCCGGATCAACCTTCTTGAAGCCCTGAATGCATAATAAGATCCATTAAGAACTCAATGACCAGGAAGATTTAAGCATAACAAACTAAGCAGAAACCATATGTTCAAATGAGAAAAAACTATAAATCATTCAAACAAATGAAAGAAGAAGTAAAAAAGGACATGCAACACACAAATCAAATGTGAGAGACGAAAGGTTTCAAGGaaaagatataatttttaCATAAGTGTTGAGTTGGCGGATGAAGCTTGAGAAATTGTTGTGCTTGAAGTATTTGGGCAAGAGAGTCCTGGAGAACTCGTAAGAGTCCCAAACAATGAAGCTCTGACCAGCTGCACTCCATGAAACAACCGAATTGGTTTCTGGGTCATCCACCACTTGAAAAGTCTTGTTCAAGAAGGGTGGTGGTCCTGCCTCGTGCAAACCCTCCATGGGTTTAGGCAACGCCatggatgaagatgaagaaaatgtaccaccatcaccaccattaAAGTTCCCATCATCTCCCCCATcaacatcaacatcatcatccACAATTACAACAtctatgttttcttctttaatacGGAACAGTTCCTTGGCTGGTTTTGGCAAAGCAGGGgatgaagacgaagaagacgacCGATCACAATTACCACCTTTGAAAGTCACTGCCTTTTGCTCTTCCTTGGCCGGAGCCACTTCTTCTGTGGCTTTATTCAACTCATTCTCTGCTTCTTCTAAACCATTGCTGGGTTTTGGCGACTGGGTTGCTGATGACAGTGGCAGACGAGacctaccaccaccaccaccatccccACCGCCACAACCACCACCGCCTTCAGGAaccaccattttttttcttttgaatttgatgcaAGGTTTTTACAAGTTGCCGAGTGAACCTAACAGTctgcagaaaaaaaagatttaatgGGGTTTAGTGAGAATGGCAGAGCTTTATATATCATGTACCTGAGGGCAGAGGCAGGAGCAGAGTGGTATTGTTTATGcctttgtttaatttgtttttttattatttgggtttttttaatttaatttgccTCTTCACTCTCTCCTGGTTTCGTGAGAAGGACAGTACGATTGCATcagtatgtgtgtgtgtgtgtccaTTTGGGGTTTGCAACTTCTGTGGGAGCATTGACACGTTTGCATACTTCTGAGACTTTTTTCCATTTGGGGTTGCTAAATTGACCGCCTCTTCTTTTGTCCCCACACCTAAAAACCAAAGTCCCTCTACTTTCTAGAAACTTCCAAATGaccccaactctttatttaaaataattttgtaggGTTGATCTGGTCGGTATTGCAGAGCTCAGAGTGAATCTATGAGGGAACCCCACAATCCAAGTGCCAAGTGTGAGTCTATGAGGGGACCCCACAATCCAAGTCCTACTGCATCTAAGTATACAGGTTAAAACTTAAAGCTCAAACACTCTTCGAGGATGTTGAAGTATGGGTACTAAGTAGGGTATATGTTTTCATCTCAATCTCTTAGTTAAAGATTTTAGTTATGGAGTGTGTGTGGTTGTCAAAAGTTAGTGAAATAAAGGGATGATATTGATGCCGGCCGGCATTGTATTGTATAACATGTTCAACTTGTTAACAATTGTTATGCTTATTGAATGGATGGGACTTGGAggtacatgatgatgatgtgagGACTCGCACGCATTATTTTTGTAGTCAGCTCTTCCAAACTACACaataatattctttttttttttttttttttgggtcgagtTAGAGTTGTGTGACGAGTTATTGATAGTCAGATTGTTTCTTGATAATTTAAACGGCCATAATTATGCGGTTTGAATTGTCAGTTTCTCATTTGAATGCTAGCCAAATGTTATAACTAGTCGCATCATATGGTTTGGTGAGTTATATGCATTCAACAGGCAATCAACAATGAATTCTAAAAACATCACATATTTCACAAGTGTCACATGATTGttaaaaatgacaaatttagctattaaattttttacgATTTGATGTTTATTACTACTCTATTTGTCATATAAATAGTAATATCACAAGTTTAGTAAATTTTTAAGAAACATTTATTGTGTTCTAAATCTTTAAATGAAAACCGTAACGGTTAAAAAGAGTAGATACTTTAGGGTATTGTAAAGTAGCATATACGTTCCTTTCCCAACCATACTGGCAACATAGGATGATTATACACGTACTAGCAACATAGCATGCTTATACCGTTATACGGATAAGTGCTTGAGTACTATTTCTAAACAAGTATAATAGATAGCTTGGAAATGCTCCATCGACATATCTTCTCGCAGTGTTGCAAACATGATCGTTGATCAAATTGATTGTTAGttgattgtgtgtgtgtgcatgtTCCCAGTTTAAGAATATAAATTCGGACTCAGgagtgaaaaaaatttaagaaccCTAATCCCCAAAATCAAGCCTAAATTGGAATGGGAGAAGAACCAACTTGGTTTTTCTCTTATATGGCATAATTGGACCGAATTGCCCCTCCATGTGAGAGGCACATGTTTAAAAAGTAATGGAAGTTACTAGTTAGAGATTTGATAGAAACTAACGAGTGTCCTTGATTGCTTAAAATTAGAAACTACATGGACATAgttgatcaaattgaaactacataGACTAAAGTGATAAAAGTGGCAAAACACAGGAACCAAAAATGACTTTTTGACATTCTAAAGTGTAGCTTATCGAGATCCAATCACAGAATGCCAAGTGTAATAAATAAGATTGACAAGTTAGGTTTGCTCAGAAAACCCAATTCATTCCAAGTTGCACCACAATATTTTCCACCTTTAATAACAGGAAACTGAGGCTTGCCTTTGCCTTGCCAGGCCATTTTGCCACAATAGTTTGCTCACCATAGACTCCTCTTGCTACTAAATAATATCCAGCCAAGagatgaaattaaatatttgaattagtGCACTAAAACTTTAAGGTCATCCACTAATGCTCAAAGATTATCAACGAAATGCCAAGGGATTCTTGGCCAGTGCACCGGCAATCCAATTCGACACTGAGGCTTGAATTTCTGATCCAATGGTTGGAGGAGATATCAAAATAGGAGTAATTGCAACCTACCATATGCCAAAAGGCAACACCAAATCAGCAATTTGGGGCAATGAAGTTGATCAAGTGATGTTAAAGGAATCAAATTTCCAACTCACAAATCCATCTTCAAGTGCTCTGATGTCCAGATCTTCATCTACATTTTCCTGCTCCTCCTCTAAGAACTGCATAAAAGAAAGCAATGGATAGCTCAACTTGAGATCCTGGATTTATGTTTTCTAACATGGTTTTTGTCATGCAGTTTAGAGTCATTTATGTCACTTGTTTATACCTCTAAACGAAAGCATTTGACTGTTTTTTCCGAGTTGCTTTTTCTGGCAGCTCCAACAGATTCAATCTCCACATTCTGCTTCTGAGAGTTCAAGCGGCGTGCTGCGCCCTGACAAAATCCAAGGAGGAGGTAGGCCATTCAAGAATGAACACTAGAGCATTGCCTACAACTTTTTGGTTGATCGAAGAAACTATAGCATTTCTGTTATTAAATAAGTGTTATTTAATTCTTAGCCCCAAAACAGAAAAGGGTGCTACTTACAGCTGCAGAAGCATCTCGGCTGAGCTGTGCTAGCTGAATGCCAAGGCTTTGCTGattggacatgaaatggggaGCAGAAGGGCGTTTATTGGTGGACACAGCTTTCCAGCTCAAGGAGGATCTCCACAGGCTCTGCCTGGTCACTTTGAAGCCCTGATGAAAAGCacaatattcaaattttgacttttaatCATCAAGTCTAAAACTATGTTCGACTTTTCATAACAGAATTTTATAATGCCTACACTTCATGTAGAAATTAAACTAGTTGTAAACAGCAAACCTTATTTGTCAAAGGAGAACTAGGAATCTCAAtgttcagtaagcaacttttggGGAAAACTCCCTCCTGGATGCTTTTTACAGCTGCATATATTAATGGCAAGGACACACCCACTGCATCCTTCATATCACTTTCACAGCTTACATCTTTCTTcctaaaaaaatcaaagacaaaagaaaaaaaaagttaaacctATTGCAATGCCAATGTATAAAGAAGAGACAACCATTTACATATTATGATTATTAGAGATAGAAAATGTAGTGATCACCAATTCAGTGATATGCAGAGAGATGATACACCACATATTAATGCCTCTCTAGCTCCGGCCACAGCACCGGAGTAGAACCTGTTATCATCAAGTCACAAATCCATTAGTTAAAACGAAACGAAAAAGAAGTTGTTACTGATTAAACCGAAAAGTGTCCCCATTTTGGTATAGAATCTATAAGACTATGATCTATCAGTTCAGAAAACAAGTAGTCTGACGCTTGTGCCAAGCCAACAAACAACAGTAAAAGACAGTTTTCAGAAACGAAAACGACGGTAATGAGAGGACCACAGGTCCACAGCAAAAACTCTGTCGTTTACAAAAGAAACCAGCAGTAGAGAAGTTTCCACGGTTGTGCCGGAGAAGTACTGG
Proteins encoded in this region:
- the LOC18771764 gene encoding BTB/POZ domain and ankyrin repeat-containing protein NPR1, which codes for MEFKAGVSDSNDVVSNSNCYSSTISCIALSHYPSPPDISALTRLSDNLESILDSADFDFFADAKIVVNTGREVPVHRCILSARSSFFKNVFSAKDIGSGSAVRFELKELAKEYDVGLDSLLAVLGHLYSGKLRSLPKGVCVCVDDACAHVSCRPVVDFIVEVLYASASFQISELVSLYQRHLLDILEKVCIDDILVVLYVANMCGKACERLVGRCVEIIVKSDADVVTLEKALPQHTVKLITDSRLALGLDRPQCNTSVSHFPDKHTKRIHRALDSDDVELVRMLLKEAHANLDDAYALHYAVAYCDAKTTTELLDLGLADVNHRNPRGYTVLHVAAMRKEPKIIVSLLTKGARPSDLTLDGRKAVQITKRLTRAADFFKSNDEGKSSSNDRLCIEILEQAERRDPLLGEASLSLAMAGDDLRMKLLYLENRVGLAKYLFPMEAKVVMDISQIDGASEFPIGGISSKDLASSQRTTVDLNEAPFKIKEEHLLRLRALSRTVELGKRFFPRCSEVLNKIMDGDDISQLAYTGDDSPELRLLKRRRYMELQEVLSKAFNEDKEEFDRSAVSSSSSSTSIGVVRSNGMLTLNQ
- the LOC18769905 gene encoding heat stress transcription factor A-2, with the translated sequence MVVPEGGGGCGGGDGGGGGRSRLPLSSATQSPKPSNGLEEAENELNKATEEVAPAKEEQKAVTFKGGNCDRSSSSSSSPALPKPAKELFRIKEENIDVVIVDDDVDVDGGDDGNFNGGDGGTFSSSSSMALPKPMEGLHEAGPPPFLNKTFQVVDDPETNSVVSWSAAGQSFIVWDSYEFSRTLLPKYFKHNNFSSFIRQLNTYGFKKVDPDRWEFANEGFQGGKKHLLKNIKRRIRYNKQPTVGSVDSTKTGLEAEIESLKKDQDFLKLEIMNLRQQQKYSQHQLTAVEQRIRNSECKNQRMLFFLTKTATNPTIVQKLMQKRVIKRELDGSDLRKRRRLPSVQVLESLRDWIDTSLSLDCGSQLEEELVPMQSVLAEQVAEAKVAKQNEAPLPAPMIDKSGNAVQDLKPHVMAGTGTEDMPTAYHGMSENFQVENVVFDEDEFEVDDSNFYQELEDLIGKPHDWSGYVSHCLMEQAGVIGAMP
- the LOC18771206 gene encoding uncharacterized protein LOC18771206 translates to MTTSAKSNFMPASLVSNLQQVLALKNDGVQQQRSSNASELNKVSSSCCSSSEDAIQGKECVKPVVLVTNGEGIESPGLTFLVQALALDDRLDVCVCAPQLDRSVAGHSVTVRETISVSSSQINGATAFEVSGTPADCVSLALSGALFAWSKPALVVSGINRGSSSGNNTFYSGAVAGAREALICGVSSLCISLNWKKDVSCESDMKDAVGVSLPLIYAAVKSIQEGVFPKSCLLNIEIPSSPLTNKGFKVTRQSLWRSSLSWKAVSTNKRPSAPHFMSNQQSLGIQLAQLSRDASAAGAARRLNSQKQNVEIESVGAARKSNSEKTVKCFRLEFLEEEQENVDEDLDIRALEDGFVAITPILISPPTIGSEIQASVSNWIAGALAKNPLAFR